The genome window AGTGGATGTCGGCGTTGTCCGCGTCCAGGCGGAGAGCCTCCAGGAACTCGCGCTCCGCCTGCTTGGCCGTCCGCGGGTAGCAGGCCATGGCGATGGCCAGGCGCACGCGGTAGGCGGGGATCATGGGCGCGATCTGGACCAGCTTTTCGTAGACCGTGACCGCGTTGGCGTAGTCGGAGACGGTCATGCGCACCTCGCCCTCCATGAGCAGGTGTTCCACCTTGGCCTGGCCCTCGAAGGTGGTGGAGCCGGGGGAGGCCGCGGAGGACTCGATGGCGGGGCGGGGGCGGGGGGCCTCGCTGGCCCGGGTCTCGGGGGAGGTGAGGCGCTCTTCGGGAGGGGAGGGGGCCGGGAGCGGGGCCTGGCGGGCCAGGCGGAGCATGGCGGAAGCCCGCCCCAGGATCACCTCGATGTCGGTCTTGATCTGATCTTCCTCACCCACGGCCTCCCGCAGGGCGTGGTAGCGCTCCATCTTTTCCTCGAGGGCCTTGACCAGCTCGTCCCGGGGGGCGGTGCTCGCGACCTTCAGCCACTTCTCCTTGTCCAGGTGGGCGGAGCGCTCGAGCTCGTCCTCCACCTCCAGGCGGATGGCGTCCTGCCCGGAGGGGTCGGGGGACCGGCGCAGGGCGGAGAGCAGGAAGGTGCCCGTCTCCATTTGGACGATAGGCTGGGCGGCCGCGGCCAGGGCCTCGTCGGCGTCCTGGAGAATCCCGCCCGCGGAGAGCGCGTAAACGGCCTGCAGCCGGGACAGGGCGAGCCCGCCCGAGGCCCAGGCCAGCCGTCGCTGGGTCATGGGGCGCCGGGCCAGCTCCAGGACTTCCTTCTCCTCGGGCGGGCACTCCTTGGGGTCGAACGAAAAGGGCGGCACCGAAGCCAGGACCAGGCTGCGGTCCAGATTGCCGAGCCCGGTCAGGATCAGCTCCCGGCTCTCCATGGTCCGGATGCCGTCGTAGAGGAGCCGGTGGAGCGAGAGGCTCACCATGTACTCGAGGGGGATCGCGCAGCGCCGGTCCTCGAAGGAGGCGGCGCCGTCCGTGAGCTCGAACATGGAGAGCACGATCCGCCGCACTTGACGGGCCACCGAGCCCCCTACCTCGTTCTTGTCCATGACCCCCGCCGCCACCAGGGCCTCCCCGAAGCGGCGCTTGCGGTCCCCCTTCATGAGGGCCGACACCCGGTTGAACTCCTCGTCCGTGATGCGGCCCAGGGCCACCAGGGCCTCGCCCAGCCGGTCCTTCTTGAGGTTGCTGGCCGCGAAGACCAGGCGACCGTGGTCGAAGAAGACCGTCTTCACGATCTTCCCCGAGCGGACCTGGAGGTCCCCGCTCCGTCTGTCCGCGGACAGCCCGCGGAGCGTCTCGGCGACGGGCGTGGTGGCGAGCTCAGTGAGCATGCGACGTTCTAGTTACCACGCCCGGGGCGGGGAGACAACCTAGCGCAGCTCACGCCAGAGCCGGCCCATCTCCAGCAGGATCTTGAAGATCACCCTGGGAGAAGCGAGGGTGCTGGTGCCCCGCGAGCGGGGGAAGTAATCCACCCCGATCTGGATGATGGAAGCCCCCGCCTTCCTCGCCCGCACCAGGAACTCCGCGTCGATGAAGCTGCCCTCGCTCTTCAGCACCACCCGGTCCAGGAGCGAGCGCCTAAAAAGCTTGAAGGAGAAGTTTACGTCGCGGTAGCGGAGGCGGAAGAGGGTGCGAATGAGGGCGCTGTAGGCGAGGGTGTAGAGGGTCCGCAGGGGGCCCTCCGAGGTGCGGTCGAAGCGGTAGGCGGTCAGCACGTCCGCCCGCTGGTACTCGAGCAGGCGCACGGCGCGCGCCACCTCCCGGAAGTCAAAGGGCAGATCGGCGTCGCTGTAGAGGATCAGGTCCTTGGTGGCGGCGGCGTAGCCCGCGCGCAGCGTCCCCCCCAGTTGCCGGTTCCGCTCATTGTGCAGAACCTTGACCCGGGGGTCGGCGCCAGAGAGGGCCTCCGCCAGCTCCCTCGTGCGGTCGGTGGAGGCGTCGTCCACAATGATGATCTCGTGGTCGGGGGCGATGCTCTCCAGCACCTCTCGCGCCGCTACCACCGCCCGCTCAAGATAGGCCTCCTCGTTGTACATTGGGAAGACCACGCTGATGGAGGGGGGCATGGGGGGTCAAGGGTATCATTCCCCCTCCGGGAGGCGAGCCATGGCGGAGTTGGGGATCGCGCTGATCGAGGACGTTCGCCGGCGAGTGGTGACGGGGTACCCGGCCCAGGTCCGGGCTTCCCTCGAGGCCCTGAGTGACGAGCAGGTCTGGTGGCGGCCCCACCCCACGAGCAACTCGGTGGGGAACCTGGTCCTCCACACCTGCGGGTCCACCCGCCACTTCCTGGGCCGGGGGCTGGGGGGGAGCTCCTACCGGCGGGACCGGCCCCGGGAGTTCGCGGAGACGGGCCTGCCCCGGCCCGAGCTCCTCGCGGTCCTCGAGGACACGGTGGCGGAGGCGGAGCGGGTCCTGGGCACCCTCGATCCCGCGCGCCTTTTGGAGGTGACGGATCGCGCGGGCGAGCCGGAGACCGCGCTCGCCATCCTCCTCCGCACCGCCCATCACTGGGGCGTGCACACCGGCCAGATCGTCTTCGCCACCAAGGCCTTCAAGGAGGGCGCTTTTGAAGACCTCTGGAGGAAGACAATGCGCTAGGCCTCGGGCACGGCCAGGGCGGCCGCGGCCTCGGCCAGGTGGGCCTCGATGTTCAGCTCGCTGTGGAAGGCCAGGCGAACCCTGCGGTTCCGGCCCACCACGTACGTGACCCGGCGGGCCAGGCCGATTAGGGGCCACCTGACCTTGTAGGCCCGTAGGAGGACACCCTTGGGATCGCCCACCAGGGGGTAAGGCAGGCCAAGCGACTCCCGGAAGCGGTCGCTCACCTCCTGGCGGTCCTTGGAGACCCCCACCACATCGCCGCCCGCCTGGCGCAGGGGCTCGTACTCCCGGCGGAACCCGCCGGCCTCCCGCGTTCAGCCGGGGGTGAAGGCCTTGGGAAAGAAGAAGATCACGGCCGCACGCTCCGCCAGCATCTGGTAGAGAGTGCGCTCCCCCACCGCGAAGTCGGGCGCGATTTCGCCATGCTTCAGCACGCTCGCACCATAGGCCGCGGCTGGCTCCAAAAGCAAGGGCTCGGGCCCAGACGCGCGCTCGCCCCCGCCCCCCCGCCGGTTTAGAATGTCGCTCTCCCGGGGGCTCGCGCCGAGCGGCGCCCGGAGGCTTGAATGGCACGAGCCGTCATCGTCGGCAGCGGTAGCGAGATCGCGCCCGTCCAGGTCACCAACTCGATGCTGGCCCGGATCATGGACACCAGCGACGAGTGGATCCAGGAGCGGAGCGGGGTCAAGACCCGCTACTTCGTGGAGCCGGGGACCGCCACTTCCGACCTGGCGGCGGGAGCGGCGGGACGCGCGCTGGAGCGGGCAAAGGTGGGAAGGGAAGAGGTGGACCTCCTGGTCTTCGCCACCATGACCCCCGACCACTACTTCCCGGGCAACGGGGGGATCCTCCAGAAGAAGCTCGGCCTCAAGGCCATCCCCTGCTTCGACATCCGGCAGCAGTGCGTGGGCTTCCTGTACGGGCTCCAACTCGTGGACGCCCACATCCGGGCCGGGCTCGCAAAGACGGTGCTCCTGGTGGGAGCGGAGATCCACAGCGGCTTCATGCCCTGGACTCCCGCCAATTGGGAATACATGTACGGCCGGGGCGAGGTCCCCCCCACCCCCGAGGAGTTCGCCTGGAACACCCGCTTCCGCCACCTGACCGTGCTCTTCGGTGACGCGGCCGCGGCCGTGGTCCTGAGGGCGGCCGAAGGCGGCGAGGCCGGGATCGTGGACCAGATCCTCCACACCGACGGCGCGGACTACGATAAGCTCTACGTCCCGGGGACCGGCTTCGCCCGCCGTCCGTACACCGACCCCGAGCAGTTCCGGCGGGGCGAGCACATCCCGGTCATGGACGGGCGCCACGTGTTCAAGATGGCCACCACCCATATGATGGAGGTCTCGCAGGAGATCTTGAAGCGGAACGGAGTCCGCGTGGAGGACCTCGCCATGGTCCTCATGCACCAGGCCAACCAGCGGATCAACGAGTACTGCCAGAAGGCCCTGGGCATCCCCGACGAAAAGATCGTCCACAACATCGAGCGCTACGGAAACACCACCGCCGCCACCATCCCCCTCTTGTGGGACGAGTGCACGAGAGGAGGCCGAATCCGGCCGGGCGACCTCGTGCTCATGGTGGCTTTCGGGGCGGGCATGAGCTGGGGGGCCACCCTCGTCCGGGCCTGAACTCATGAAGAACCGGTCCCGCCTCGTCGTCTTTGTCCTCCTCGCCCTGGTCCCGGCCCGAGCGCGGGCCCAGGCCCCCTTGACGGTCGGGAGCATCACCGCCCAACCCGGGGAAGCGGTGTCGGGATGGCTCATCGTCCCCGACGGCGTCGACCCCGGGACCCGGATCCCGGTCACGGTCGTGAACGGAGCGCGGCCGGGAGCGGTGCTGGCCCTGGTGGCGGGGACCCACGGCTACGAGTACACATCCATCATCGCCCTCCAGCGGCTGCGCCCCCGGCTCGACCCCAAGCGCATGAGCGGCGCCGTGATCCTGGTCCACATGGCGAACCCGCCCACCTTCTACGGCCGGCGGATCTACTACGGGCCGGACGGGAAGAACCTGAACCGCGTGTACCCCGGCCGCGCGGAGGGCACGATCAGCGAGCGGATCGCCGAACGCATCACCCGGGAGGTGATCGACAAGGCCACCCACCTCGCGGACCTGCACTGCGGGGACGGGAACGAGTCGCTCCGCCCCTACTCCTACTGGCAGGTGAGCGGGAACCAGGAGCGGGACGCGGCGGGAAAGGAACTGGCCCTGGCCTTCGGCCTGGACCACATCGTGGTCGACCGGGAGCGGCCGCGGGACCCCGCGCACAGCCTCTACACCTCGAACACCGCCGTCCTGCGCGGGAAGCCCGCCATCACGGTGGAGTCGGGGGGGATGGGCCTGACCGACGCCGTCTCCGTGGGCGCCCAGGAGGCGGGGGCGCTCTCCCTCATCGCCCATCTCAAGATCATGGACGCCCCCTCGGTGCGGGTGGAGAAGCCCCTCTGGCTCGATCCCACCCGCGTCCTGACCGCGCCCGCGACCGGCGTGTGGCACCCCACGGTGGACAAGATGCAGTCCGTGGCCAGCGGGGCCCTGATCGGCCGCCTCACCGATCCCTTCGGCCAGCTCCTGCACGAGGTGCGAGCCCCCTTCGCAGGGGAGGTGCTCTACGTGGTGGCCACGCCGCCCGTCACCGAAGGGGAGCCGCTCGCCTTCATCGGGCAGCTGAGCGAGGGCGAGCCCAAACCCTGAAGGGGTCGCCTCATCCCTCGGCCAGGGGGAGGTCGGGGGTTCCCGGCGGAGCGGCCGCGACCAGCCGGAAGCCGGGCCCCGACCGGGTAAAGCCGGCTTCCAGGAGATAGGGCGCGAGCGGGCTCTCGGCCAGGGGCCGCCCGTCGGGGGCGCCCCAGCCGAGACCGGAACGGCCGGTGCGGGCCGCCCAACCGGCGAGAGAGAGGGCCAGGGCCCGCGCCGCGCGCGAGCGGACCGGCTCGTCCTCGGGGAGGAAGGTCGTAATCTCGCGCTCGCCCTTGCCGAGGACGGCGAGGAGGACTCCATCCACCAGGGCCACGTGCCCGCCCGCAGCGCGGGCGAGCCGGGTGCCGTCCACCCGCGGCCAGGGGAGGGCCACCCCATAGGGGTTCGCAGGATCCGTAGCCGCGAGCACCGCCGCCTGGGGCGCCGCCTCCTCCCCCG of Vicinamibacteria bacterium contains these proteins:
- a CDS encoding M14 family metallopeptidase — its product is MKNRSRLVVFVLLALVPARARAQAPLTVGSITAQPGEAVSGWLIVPDGVDPGTRIPVTVVNGARPGAVLALVAGTHGYEYTSIIALQRLRPRLDPKRMSGAVILVHMANPPTFYGRRIYYGPDGKNLNRVYPGRAEGTISERIAERITREVIDKATHLADLHCGDGNESLRPYSYWQVSGNQERDAAGKELALAFGLDHIVVDRERPRDPAHSLYTSNTAVLRGKPAITVESGGMGLTDAVSVGAQEAGALSLIAHLKIMDAPSVRVEKPLWLDPTRVLTAPATGVWHPTVDKMQSVASGALIGRLTDPFGQLLHEVRAPFAGEVLYVVATPPVTEGEPLAFIGQLSEGEPKP
- a CDS encoding DUF4388 domain-containing protein, encoding MLTELATTPVAETLRGLSADRRSGDLQVRSGKIVKTVFFDHGRLVFAASNLKKDRLGEALVALGRITDEEFNRVSALMKGDRKRRFGEALVAAGVMDKNEVGGSVARQVRRIVLSMFELTDGAASFEDRRCAIPLEYMVSLSLHRLLYDGIRTMESRELILTGLGNLDRSLVLASVPPFSFDPKECPPEEKEVLELARRPMTQRRLAWASGGLALSRLQAVYALSAGGILQDADEALAAAAQPIVQMETGTFLLSALRRSPDPSGQDAIRLEVEDELERSAHLDKEKWLKVASTAPRDELVKALEEKMERYHALREAVGEEDQIKTDIEVILGRASAMLRLARQAPLPAPSPPEERLTSPETRASEAPRPRPAIESSAASPGSTTFEGQAKVEHLLMEGEVRMTVSDYANAVTVYEKLVQIAPMIPAYRVRLAIAMACYPRTAKQAEREFLEALRLDADNADIHYQFGLYYKAMKQRSRAVAEMRTAVRLNPRHAMAREELESLSPKDSALTSLKKLFK
- a CDS encoding DinB family protein: MAELGIALIEDVRRRVVTGYPAQVRASLEALSDEQVWWRPHPTSNSVGNLVLHTCGSTRHFLGRGLGGSSYRRDRPREFAETGLPRPELLAVLEDTVAEAERVLGTLDPARLLEVTDRAGEPETALAILLRTAHHWGVHTGQIVFATKAFKEGAFEDLWRKTMR
- a CDS encoding 3-oxoacyl-[acyl-carrier-protein] synthase III C-terminal domain-containing protein, encoding MARAVIVGSGSEIAPVQVTNSMLARIMDTSDEWIQERSGVKTRYFVEPGTATSDLAAGAAGRALERAKVGREEVDLLVFATMTPDHYFPGNGGILQKKLGLKAIPCFDIRQQCVGFLYGLQLVDAHIRAGLAKTVLLVGAEIHSGFMPWTPANWEYMYGRGEVPPTPEEFAWNTRFRHLTVLFGDAAAAVVLRAAEGGEAGIVDQILHTDGADYDKLYVPGTGFARRPYTDPEQFRRGEHIPVMDGRHVFKMATTHMMEVSQEILKRNGVRVEDLAMVLMHQANQRINEYCQKALGIPDEKIVHNIERYGNTTAATIPLLWDECTRGGRIRPGDLVLMVAFGAGMSWGATLVRA
- a CDS encoding glycosyltransferase family 2 protein → MPPSISVVFPMYNEEAYLERAVVAAREVLESIAPDHEIIIVDDASTDRTRELAEALSGADPRVKVLHNERNRQLGGTLRAGYAAATKDLILYSDADLPFDFREVARAVRLLEYQRADVLTAYRFDRTSEGPLRTLYTLAYSALIRTLFRLRYRDVNFSFKLFRRSLLDRVVLKSEGSFIDAEFLVRARKAGASIIQIGVDYFPRSRGTSTLASPRVIFKILLEMGRLWRELR